Genomic window (Erythrolamprus reginae isolate rEryReg1 chromosome 3, rEryReg1.hap1, whole genome shotgun sequence):
cggaagtctggaggcggggcatcccagtggtggcggcttgggtttgtaaggtaaaaatagtttggaagaagaggcaaaaaaatcttaaaccctgggtttgtatcttgaaaagtttgtatgacaaggggtttgtatcactgtactttatttctGTATTTCCTATGCTGAATTTTGCAATTGAGGCAGCTGTTTACTTATCTAAGAGCATACCTCCTATTATCaagtccttccctcctctctgacTCACAGAAGATTTAAACAAAAACAGTGGCTTCCAAGTGATAACATACCAAGAGCTAATAACatcataaaaattgaaatattctTGCTTTAAAAATTCAAGACTTagataattataaaataaatgcCTTCCTGTAAAATGACCCACTTCTGAATGATCTTATGGAAAATTTGATTCAATATTATAGTTAAATCACAGACAGAGAGAGTGAAAgcaaattaattatatttttttgagTAGAATTTGAATGTATTTTTCTCAATGAGATTTTTAGTCTTCTAAAGTAGATTGGCTTCATCTTTGAAACCTGGCCTTAAATATCCTGCTCATTGGTATTTTAATAAGCACTGGCCTACTGTTAATCCTCATGGAAAGCACCAAGCTACATGATGCTGTGGTAGATTAAACTTTGCGTGTAAATCTTAGTTAAATTGAATATTTTTTAATCTCATCCATTCATTTTCATGTCCATTTCTTAGGGAAAGCCAAAGCCCCAAGTGACCTGGACCAAAGAAAGCCAATCTTTGGACCCCAAACAAGTTATTACACGCAACACTGAGAAGGATTCTGTATTCTTTATCCGTGCAGCACAACGCAAAGATTCTGGGAAATACCAAATAAGTGTTAAGATTTTAGATGAATTTGAAGATGTGGCCACCTTtgatctcctggtgattggtaaGGACAATAAACTATATGAATTGATAaattatctaatatttaaattgcaTAGATGTTTCTCCATTGAAGCAAGCTTCTCCAAAATGAGAAACCATATACACTTCATGGTTCACCTTTTGTGGCTTCAGTGCAtcgcgggttttttttttaaatgtagtagCCTGACAGCCACTGCTGCTGCTCACTCCAGCTccgagggggcggggcgggggagcGCCACTGGCTGGAAGGAACCTGGCTGGAGGGAGGGCGGCTTGCGAGGCTCCAACCGTGCACCGATCTGCCCCTCTGCAGGCCTCGGAGGGGGCTCGTGGCCCCACCACTCGTCCCTCAGGGGCAAACATGGAAACCAAATGCCAGTGGGCACCTGCTGCCCCGATAGCAACCCCCCGACCACCACACCAGCCTTTTGCTATGGGGGGGGGTGGCCACttgcaagccccttgcctcctcctcttccttgtctTCCGGCATTGCTCCAGAGGAGGAGAGCCTGGCGCAGGAGCTGCGAGGATGGAGCCGGACAAAGTGCTGGCCACGGCCATGGCTGCTGCGCTTGAAGCCTCtctctcaccaccaccacctgtcTCCTCCCATTCTCTCCTGATTTAAGGTAAAAAGGAGCGCTGGACGAGGGACGAGTGGTGGAGGAGCGAGCGGTGGCAGTGGTAGTGGTGGGGGGCATCCTTTAAATTTTTTATGCTATATAGCGTCcctactttgcagttttttgttTATCGCGGGTGGTCCCTGATTGTAacacaagggatcactgtagtacaaATTTTCAAGGAACCTGCTGGTTCTAGTATAAACACACATTGGAGGATTGATTGTGATATAGCCCTTCTATTATATCCTTTCATctatttacataatttaaatgAAAGTTTTAGATATAAAAGATTAAGAGCTGTTTTTGCTCATATTAAAACTATACTCCTCCCCATAATGGTTGAAGATGGGGAAATCTTAATTCGAAAGAGACAGTATTCAGACATTCTTATAGTCTTCATTTAATGACAACTCATTCGGCAACTATTTATAGTTACAACAACTGAAGGAATGGTACTGATGACcagtcctcaaagttccaattttgtAAGTACCTTTGCAGTCACATGATGATGATCTGGGGAACATGGCAACTGGCTCACACATAACATAGTTGTAGGGTTCTGCATCATACAATCATCATTTCCAGCCTTCCTTGCTGGCTTCCCACAAGGATATCCAATGGGAAAACTGGCAAGTCATGCAGGTAATCCcattcggttaaagacctcggtatacccacaacaaaatatttaagtgccaaagcccactacaacaatatagccaagaaggcttcaagagttgtaaacctaatcctacgtagcttctgctctggcaatctcacactacttaccagagcttacaaaacttttgccagacccatcctcgaatacagttcatccgtttggaacccatatcgcatctcagacatcaacacccttgaaaatgtccaaagatacttcaccagaagagcccttcactcctccactcgaaacagaataccctacgaaactagacttacaatcctgggcctagaaagcctagaactaagatgccttaaacaagatctaagtattgcccacaagatcatatgctgcaacttcctgcctgtcggcaagtaattcagcttcaaccacaacaacacaagagcacacaacagagttaaacttaatattaatcgctccaaacttgactgcaaaaaatatgacttcagtaactgagttgtcgaagcatggaactcattaccggactccatagtgtcatccccaaacccccaacaatttacccttagattatgcacggttgacctatccagattcctaagaggtcagtaaggggcgaggacaagtgcactagagtgccttccatcccctgtcctattgctcttatgttctattcctatatcttcttttctattccttcttagatatattttactattagtatctcctctataaccttcatcatgtattttactatgtgtgtttttgtatgcgtatgtatgtatgtatgtacacacatacacacacacacatacatacatacatacatacatacactcactaaatccctcattgtgtagtggactaactaaataactaagtaactaactaactaaataaataaataaataaattgctcacATTCTCTCCTGCCCAGCAGCAGCCATCCCCAACTTAGCTGTGCCTGAACCACACGGCATAGACCAACCGTGCCTCTTCACCCACCTGGCAGCAGCCTTTACCTGCCTGGTGGTCTGCTGCTTGCAAACCAACCAACAAGGACCATCAATCCTTGTTTAACAACAGCAACCGGGAGCCTCAGAATTGCCACTCCTAAGTGATGTGGTTACGGGACGTTGCGCTGTACAATTGCTTCACTTAGCGACGGAAATTTGCATCCCAATTACCATTGTTacctgaggactatctgtatagtaTTTTGTTCTCTTTTGGGAAGGGAAGTGAAATTGAATGCTAGAACAGGAAATTCCATGTTTAATCTTCAGCATCTCCAGAAAGGATTTGGAAAGACACTTGACTGTAACTCTAGAAGGCTGTTTCCAGTCAACATTAACAGTATTGAACTAGAGAAATCAATTGTGGGACAGTGTTTTGTCTTCCTGTTTATTCTGATGTCTCTTTTGCATTCAGAAGTATCTgtatgtgtgtctctctctgtgaagTTTACAGAAAAAGCCGTAATTAATTCAGGAGCCATGAGCCAAATTCCAAAAGAAATACAAAGATTTATTGGAAGAGGCATTCCGGCAATACTCTGATGCAGCCAGAACTGAGTTCCTAGTTCCCCCCCTTCACATTGGACATATAATAAAACACATTCTCCAATAAATCACATTGGCGGGTTGTGAACTCCACACCCCTCCTTCTGACTCCAGTAGCCTAGGACACAATCAATTATTGTGTATGATAtgatgactgtgtgactgtaacttggttGCTTGTATGCTTACAATATatcttgactggttcctaatactatgattggattgcttatttgtacctggattatCATTACCGGtaagtaccttatgattcttgacaaacttattttttcttttatgtacagtgagaacatatgcaccaagacaaattccttgtgtgtccaatcacacttggccaataaaaattatattctatttactACTATCTATCTTTACTAAAATtctatctactactctttcagtaaaataatattttctcatgttgcttttgatctttcccccaactaacttcagattgtgtccccttgttcttgtgttcactttcctattaaaaacacttccctcctgaaccttatttaaccctttaacatatttaaatgtttcgatcatgtcccccctttttccctctgtcctccagattatacagattgagttcatgaagtctttcctgatacgttttatgcttaagactttccaccatttttgtagcctgtctttggacccgttcaattttatcaatatctttttgtaggtgaggtcttcagaactattccattccattccattctattccattccattccattccattcgaaATATTTGTGGAACGTAGCTTCAGTTAGGGCAGCCAGCCCTTCCTTCAGTTCTCTCCCCCTCGGTTTCATGGCAACTTGAGATCTTTGCACATTGATGCTCTCTTCTTTTTAGAGAAACCAGGCCCTCCTGAGAATCTGAAGGTGGTAGACACCTGGGGCTTTAATGTCGCATTAGAGTGGAACCCACCCCGAGATAAAGGCAATGCTGATCTCAAGGGCTACACAGTTCAAAAAGCAGATATGAAGACTCAGGTAAGAGCTATTCAGTGCACAAAATACAGCCTTTTATAAAGAAAGGAGTCAGGATCGAATGGGGGAAAGTGAAACGAAAGATCTTGTGAGGATAATGGTGGTTCTATAGTCATTCTCAATACATATGCTTCAATGGATTTAGCTAACCTATTACTATGCTATTTATGATAAGTTTTTACTTTGACAAAAACTCAGAATACTGTATTATTAATAAGCTGGTATAAGCCAGCAAATATCATTTATCTTTCAAGCAATATTCTTCCATTTAGGCTATGTCGATCTAGGCCCTGATTTGGCATAAACTGGGACTAAGGGAATGAACCATTCTATAATATTGGAAAGAAtttggtaatacagtggtacctctacctaagaatgcccctacttatgaacttctatagataagaaccaggtgttcaagatttatttgcctctactcaagaatcattttccactcacaaacctgagcctccgaaactgtcactggaaaaggcggggagaagcctctgtggggcctctctaggaatctcctgggaggaaacagggccggaaaaggtgggggggtagcctctgaggggcctctttaggaatctcctgggaggaaacagggcctccaccctccctgtggtttccccaatcgcacacattatttgcttttacattgattcctatgggaaaaattgcttcttcttacaaacttttctacttaagaacctggtcatggaatgaattaagttcgtaagtagaggtaccactgtacctttttTCATTACATAATTTTATTCAAacattatacaggtagtccttaatgtGCAACTGCAATTAGGAccagcatttctgttgctaagcaaaatggttgttaaatgagtcttTGGCCaaatttacaacctttttttgccattcttgttaagtaaatcactgtagATGTTGAGAATCATGAGGTCATTAAATAAATCCAGACATTTTTTTGGAATTTCTTACTGGTTTTGATGTTGCTACTATCAATTGATAAGATCATCTTTGGTGTAAAATGAACTCTTACCTACATAGAATTTTCCCTCAGCGGAATTAGGGGGTGGGAATGAGGTTAAGAAATGAATAAGAGTAATGTTATATTATGGAAAATCCCTGAATAGttgttttaatcttttaaaagtaTGATTAATGCAGTACCACGGTATGGAAAATGAAGGTAAATCATGGTTGAAAAAATAgtcgtttttaaaaaaactgctaaTCAACTACAGTAAATAACTCTATAAATCAATGTGCATTTAGTCCAGCAAATATATTTCCCTTGTGAATGTTTCCTTCTTCAATTCTGCCAAAATAATAATACCACAACATagtttgtgtttttaaaaagacatttttgCTGGTTGTCCATTCAAAATCCCTGAGACAGACTTGGTCCCTCAgctagattaggattgcccccaccctccttgtctttcgcaaactccttaaaacccacctctgccatcaggcatgggagaattgagacatctcccccaggcctatatagttttacgtatggtatgcttgtgttgtatgttttttaaataatgggtgttagatactttttaaatattagatttgttctttgtacattgttttattattgttgtgagccaccccgagtctgcggagaggggtggcatacaaatctaataaatcataataatatttatttaaaccTGAGGTTGTGCATGTttggtagtgttgtggttgggtctggcccagctcctgccccaaggagtgtggatgtggatgtgggggagacatccacacgccgcaggcctgttttgctcccagtagaatctgccgacgaagtctccactgaccaaggaagcatgagtaacagggaagaggggagtttggcagaaagtccaggaggagatcagtcatctgtatcatccctggattctgaacaagaattaatgacacatccacgcatgcatagagtgatgcatagagacaacaactgaaggattattacaagagaaaatgaggctagctgtggttggatggggctgctgtaattagtgctacagataaaagtgcagcctggtgttttagcctcatggcagtttatctgattcattgtttcgtcaagattgtgatttttgctcttcaggattgtgtgtgtggaatctctggactttagaattggactcaatttcccagttattgggtgagcaattggactgcatttaacctgtgccttgtgtgtaccagaaaatccctttgacatttaaaaagggagctgtttctgtttttctgtttataaaaacttttgggttttccttttatcgtgtggtgtgcgtcttcctggactaattaccctgtaattacgggcggttgagacacgttGGCAGAACAGGTAGAAACATACTTCACAATATTTCTATTTGTGTATATGTCTTGAGATGtagcatctctttctttctctctctcttacacacacacaaacacacacacacaaatataatatatatgtatatataccagggtgatccaacagaaaaaacatatagcccctccctggaacaaagctgaagggatcagatcctgtagaggttaattctctgctttacaaagcagaagccccaggatcaaatcccaataagggtatggctagctgatgaggccagaacaaggccgaaatagtgccatcctagtctatttttaaaattcagcagcAACATGTGATACGTTAGCATACATATTCTAAGTAGTAAGATGTAAGAGCTGTTTTTTCCACCATTGTATGTAATTTGGAGGTCAAGGTTAAATCATTGCGCTTGCCTTTTTAGGCCATGCAAAAAACGTAACTATTTTCTGCAAAATGTTGAATTCCCTGAATGGGGTGTGTCAATGTTTAAAGGTCTTTCTGCCTTGTTCCTCAGCAATGGTTCACAGTTTTGGAACATTACAATCATACAAGCTGCACAGTATCTGATCTCATCATTGGCAACAGTTACTCCTTCCAGGTTTTCTCAGAAAATCCTTGTGGTCTAAGTGAAATGCCTGCTGTCACAAAGAATGCAACGCATATAACAAAATCAGGTAAGGCTAATGAAGCACAATGGAAAAGAAGGATCCTGCTGTTTCTTCATCACAGACGTGGACAACCTGAAACCTCAGAGGTATAAGTGGCTCTCCAAACTATTCCAGGTCTCAAATCTTCCCAAGCCAAGCCACTACATTTTGGGAACTGGCAGTTTTTGCTTACTGTTTTGAAATGAGAATCAAAAATATAGTAAATCATAAAATATCATCTCTTCAGGATAGGGCAGGTCATCGTCGTTTTAGATCTGCAAATGACTGCCCAGCAGCCCTGCTTTAGTATACCAAGACCCTTTTGGGTAGGGAGGAATCAGGGTtcaaatggaatggaagggaatggaataggagaacagaacagaacagaacaggatggaattctttattggccaagtgtgattggagctGGGGTGTCGCAGTGGTTGGAGGCTACTTCAggctacaggctacttcagctaactgctactgttgttagccgccccgagtctatggagaggggcgggatacaaaaacaataaataaataaataattccagccCAGGGGCTACCTCAATCCGGCTCATGAAGTTAGGTGGCAACAGATGGGTATCATTGTAAGGGGAAGAGTTGAGTTGAGTGTTGCTGGTGTGGATGGGACAttgtcagggggggggggagtcggcAGGAGCAAGGGGTGTTAGTGTGGGTGATGCAGCAGCTCTCCACAACAATCCCAGGTTCTCATGTGGCCTCTTGGGAAAATCAATTACATTGCTGCTCAAGGTCATTATAGGTCATTCTGTCCATTATAATGCTGACCCTTACCTTAAACTGACTGgttattttgaatttcttttccaAGTCTGAGTTTCTTTCTTGCCTTGACTGTTCTTGCATATGCCTTTCAAGGTTATCTGTGCACACTTCTAAGTTAAGGAAACCTCAAATTCGTCTGCACAATCCCCAATTCTTTAAATATTTTGCTCCTTCATTATGAGTGAATCATTgtgaaacactggaagttttaaagaagatgttagataatcatctgtctgaagtagtgtagagtcttctgcccaagcagggggttggactagaaggcctccaaggtcccttccaactctgttgttgttgtttttttattgttattttatttattgttattttattttatttttatttatttatttatttattttttatccaatacacaaggagggtttagtgggtatatatatatatatatacacatagtaaaatacatgatgaaggttatagagaagataaagtatatcaatgaaagaatagaagaagagatataggaatagaagaaaggtataggagatataggagagcaataggacagaggatggaaggcactatagtgcacttatactcgccccttactgacctcttaggaatctggataggtcaaccatagataatctaagggtaaattgttaggggtttggggatgacactatggagtccggtaatgagttccacgcttcgataactcggttactgaagtcatattttttacagtcaagtttggagcggttaatattaagtttaaatctgttgtgtgctcttatgttgttgtggttgaagctgaagtagtcaccgacaggcaggacgttgcagcatatgatcttgcgggtaatacttagatcttgtttaagatgtcttacttctaggctttctaggcccaggattgaagggctcttctggtgaagtatctttggacattttcaagggtgttgatgtctgagatgtgatatgggttccaaacagatgagctgtattcgaggatgggtctggcaaaagttttgtaagctctggtaagtagtgtgagattgccagagcagaagctacgtaggattaggtttacaactcttgaagccttcttggctatgttggtgtagtgggctttggcacttaaatcttttgttgttagtataccgaggtctttaaccgagtggggattttctgtgataatttgattattcagttcctatttggagttcagattctttttcccaatgtgtaggacagagcatttgctagttgagatttggagttgccatgtgttggaccattcagaaacagagttcaggtctttttggagagtagttgtgttatagGTGGTATTGAAgtgttttacatcgtcggcgaagaggacacagttgcttgtgatgtaatcgcaaaggtctcATATTTACATGTTCTCATATTTACATTGTTATCCTCATCCTCAATGAAAGATTACCTGCCCCCACTTTCTGTTGATTTACTTTATGATTCAAAACATCTCAAAATAAGATCTCCTTGTTTTTGTAGGAATTGTGTACAAACCAGAGAAGTTCCATAGCCGGGATGTCTGTGAACCTCCCAAATTCACTCAGCCACTGGTAGACAGAACCACTACCCAGGGCTATAGCACTCAGCTCTTCTGCTGTGTACGAGGCTTCCCAAAGGTGGGTCCTGTTATGAAATGTGATGCCTACTGAACTGCAACTGCACGGGTGctacaaagccatatctgctggcacatgagctgttgccctagctcagctccaacgtgcatgtgtgtgctggtcatctgatttttggcttgcacagaggctcagggagggcgtttatggcttccagagagccttcgggggttgggggagggcatttttagcatctcctggctccagggaagcctttggagcctggggagggggaaatacaagcctactgggcccatagAAGTTAGGAAACAAGCCGTTTCTAGCCAccacagagggcctccagggggtgggaaaaactttttttgctctccccaagcattgaattatgggtgtgggcattcatgcatgcgcgatagtgcgtgcccacgctctttcagcacccgagggaaaaaaggtttgccatcattgccataGTAGATTATAGGAAGGGTGGTGAATTGAGAAAACTAATCTCTTTTGCCCTTAAAAAGAAATAGGGATCTTTCTTACTTTTGATTTATAATCTGATCTACATCTTTCTCATGTATTTCCATAATGGTATATTTCCTTTTGTAAAGGTTTTTGTGaaaatttgtattttaaaatgtcaacTTTTTCTCCCCAAATATATGTTTCTAAGTATTTTTCCTACAAATACATGTTTTCCATCAACCTatctaaattatataaataaatcttGGCAATATTGAATGCATCACTGCACTGTATCACTGCAGGAAATGTAATAGTAATGGATAGCTATATTTCAATCTTCAGATTAGACTATATCCTCATGTTCTTCACATCAGACCTTGCAAAAATCAAATTCCCCAAGCAAGTGTCAGATTTCCATTTCCTTTCGCAAGGCCATACTTGCTTATGTTGAAAGTGATGCATCCTACTTTCCAACCACAAGTTCCATCTCTTCTAAAATTTTATGAAGCAAAATGATGTAACAAATAAATTCAACTACTTGAAGACAGAATATCTAACTCCCTGGAGACCTGACAGTTTCTCCAGAAATATAGTAGCTATAGAATTCAGATAGATATGTAGCTGTTACAGTGCAGATAggggagaaatttatttatttatttatttatttatttatttatttatttatttatttatttatttatttatttatttatttatttatttatttatttatttatttatttagttagttagttagttagttagttagttagatagtccaatacacaatgagggttttagtgggtatatatatatatatatatatatatatatatatatatatatatatatatattatatatatataaaatttcagcaaaaacaagtgatacatacagaacatagtttgttggctatgaataaattaactgccttgaaatggccctgggttgggcctagaggcaaaaaggagctgtgacgttccttcaatataccagggtaattcaacagaaaaaacatatagcccctccctggtacaaagctgaagggatcagatctggtggcctagaggttaattctctgccttacaaggcagaggccccaggatcaaatcccagtaagggtatggctagctgatgaggccagaacaaggccaaaatagcgctatcctagtctcccttaattttaaatttttagcaaaaacaagtgatacacacatatatatatgtatacacacatagtaaatatatatacacacatagtaaaatacacgatgaaggttatagaggagatactcatagtaaaatatatctatgaaagaatagaaaagaagatatagtaatagaacatatcaatgaaagaatagaagaagagatataggaatagaagaaaggaataggagatataggatgaTGCAAACTAAAACAATACTGACAGATAACTGGTATAAATTAGCCCACTTAATGCAGACAAGGGGGTGACTGTAAGAATAGAAATGTAATGAAGAGAAAGTGTTTATATACCTATGCTAACTAGCTTATCCTGCTGAACTGCATTTTGGGATATCTATGCACTTCGGTGTCTTTACTTGATTTTAGCCCAAAGTGATCTGGATGAAAAACCAAAGGGAGATTCAAGAAGACCCAAAGTATCTAGTGCACATGGACCAGGGAATTTGCTGTCTAGAAATCCGCAAACCTTGCCCTTTTGATGGTGGTGTCTACACATGCAAAGCTGTGAACGCTTTTGGTGAAGCCTCTGTGGATTGCAAATTGAATGTAAaaggtatgtatgtattttgtcTCTTGTTTGCACTTGAATGCTTTGTTGCAATTCCACCCAAAAAAGTTGTGGAACCCCTCAAGAGGTTCCATAAGActtataattatttaaaacataCTTTTTATTCGAACCCTCACAAATCTTTCTTGAGAATAGATATGATATGGGCCATAAAGAAGTAAGCAAAATGATAGATAAAGTGGAGATCAATTTGAATATACGGGCAGATCGTAGCCCCCTGAAAATAATATGGAAGCATCAAAAAAGAAGTTTAGAAGGTGAGCTATGACTGCAGATATTACACAAAaacaaatatcttcaaagaataaAAAAGGAAGTGATTTTATTTCCTGAcataaatatatatctatatgtcCTTACTCTAAGCGTATACAAGAGGGGTAAAAATAGCTCATACAGTTAAAAAGAtaagagaaagacagaaacagCAGGTAAAACCAAGTAAAACCAGGGGACAAATGAATGGTTGAATTGTTAGCACTGAGTAAACGAATTAAATTTAAAAGAGCAAGCTGAATATGTAATTAAGATTAATACACAAACCAACACCCTTTTGAAAATGCTAATAAGtcaggaagatggttggcatataaatttaaaaaagaaaaagaaaataggataATTCACCATTTTAGCATTagaaacatagtaacatagaagtctgacggcagaaaaagacctcctggtccatctagtctgcccttatagcattagcatttacagccctgtctaagtggtttacagagagtccaGTCTGCAACTGATGTACATGATATaattgtacaaactctcctcccCCATTCATGACCTTCACTTGCTGTTCAAGCAGGGACCTTGATTTCAGGAGGATCACTAGATTGTGAAGCAAGTTCTTTCAGTGAAGCCTAGCTTTAGATTCATCTGGCTTTGGGATCCATAGCCATTTGCTGGATTCAGTGACATGCCTATTTCCACCAATAGTTTCTAGGCACTGGATCAAGACATCAACTATATCTCCTAGCCAcataatgacaatcattaagtgttgtaccacatgattcttgacaaatctatattttcttttatgtacaccgagagcatatgcaccaaagacaaattccttgtgtgtccaatcacacttggcc
Coding sequences:
- the MYBPH gene encoding myosin-binding protein H isoform X1 yields the protein MSDLEAAPEVALPAGPPAPDESPTPPNLAGARTQPAPATESAPPVEKPEEVAASFSAPLSLAVEDVNDSSVTLTWDGPENVGPSGLDGYVVEYCKDGTTNWVTANNKPFLCLRYTIHNLITGDKLHFRVKAVKGNAVSQPAFLDQPLLIREILEQPKIRLPRYLRELYLRTVGDTINLLIPFWGKPKPQVTWTKESQSLDPKQVITRNTEKDSVFFIRAAQRKDSGKYQISVKILDEFEDVATFDLLVIEKPGPPENLKVVDTWGFNVALEWNPPRDKGNADLKGYTVQKADMKTQQWFTVLEHYNHTSCTVSDLIIGNSYSFQVFSENPCGLSEMPAVTKNATHITKSGIVYKPEKFHSRDVCEPPKFTQPLVDRTTTQGYSTQLFCCVRGFPKPKVIWMKNQREIQEDPKYLVHMDQGICCLEIRKPCPFDGGVYTCKAVNAFGEASVDCKLNVKVPE
- the MYBPH gene encoding myosin-binding protein H isoform X2, which codes for MSDLEAAPEVALPAGPPAPDESPTPPNLAGARTQPAPATESAPPVEKPEEVAASFSAPLSLAVEDVNDSSVTLTWDGPENVGPSGLDGYVVEYCKDGKQPKIRLPRYLRELYLRTVGDTINLLIPFWGKPKPQVTWTKESQSLDPKQVITRNTEKDSVFFIRAAQRKDSGKYQISVKILDEFEDVATFDLLVIEKPGPPENLKVVDTWGFNVALEWNPPRDKGNADLKGYTVQKADMKTQQWFTVLEHYNHTSCTVSDLIIGNSYSFQVFSENPCGLSEMPAVTKNATHITKSGIVYKPEKFHSRDVCEPPKFTQPLVDRTTTQGYSTQLFCCVRGFPKPKVIWMKNQREIQEDPKYLVHMDQGICCLEIRKPCPFDGGVYTCKAVNAFGEASVDCKLNVKVPE